Proteins encoded together in one Streptomyces sp. NBC_01216 window:
- the lgt gene encoding prolipoprotein diacylglyceryl transferase yields the protein MDLAYIPSPSTGVLHLGPLPLRGYAFCIIIGVFVAVWLGNRRWIARGGKAGTVADIAVWAVPFGLVGGRLYHVITDYQLYFSEGEDWVDAFKIWEGGLGIWGAVALGAVGAWIGCRRRGIPLPAYADAIAPGIALAQAVGRWGNWFNQELYGKPTTLPWGLEISASGNREAGIYHPTFLYESLWCIGVALLVVWADRRFRLGHGRAFALYVAAYCAGRGWIEYMRVDEAHHVLGLRLNVWTAIVVFLLAVTYIVVSSRVRPGREEVVEPDRPGSGGEDRKADARSDGEKTDGAADEDAADEDGPKDGTGEADRRSGKAAGTAATADGPEGETAGNGTEAAGKS from the coding sequence ATTCCCAGCCCGTCGACCGGTGTGCTCCACCTCGGACCGCTCCCGCTGCGCGGCTACGCCTTCTGCATCATCATCGGTGTCTTCGTCGCCGTCTGGCTCGGCAACAGGCGCTGGATCGCCCGGGGCGGCAAAGCCGGCACCGTGGCCGACATCGCCGTCTGGGCCGTGCCCTTCGGCCTCGTCGGCGGCCGGCTCTACCACGTGATCACCGACTACCAGCTCTACTTCAGCGAGGGCGAGGACTGGGTCGACGCCTTCAAGATCTGGGAGGGCGGTCTCGGCATCTGGGGCGCCGTCGCACTCGGCGCGGTGGGCGCCTGGATCGGCTGCCGTCGGCGTGGGATCCCGCTCCCCGCGTACGCCGACGCCATCGCGCCCGGTATCGCTCTCGCCCAGGCCGTCGGCCGCTGGGGCAACTGGTTCAACCAGGAGCTCTACGGCAAGCCCACCACGCTGCCGTGGGGTCTGGAGATCAGCGCGAGCGGGAACCGCGAGGCCGGGATCTACCACCCGACCTTCCTGTACGAGTCGCTGTGGTGCATCGGCGTCGCGCTTCTCGTGGTCTGGGCCGACCGCCGCTTCAGGCTGGGACACGGCCGGGCGTTCGCGCTGTACGTCGCCGCGTACTGCGCGGGTCGCGGGTGGATCGAGTACATGCGCGTCGACGAGGCGCACCACGTCCTGGGTCTGCGACTGAACGTCTGGACCGCGATCGTCGTCTTCCTGCTGGCCGTGACCTACATCGTGGTCTCGTCGCGGGTCCGCCCGGGGCGTGAGGAGGTCGTGGAACCGGACCGGCCCGGCTCCGGTGGCGAGGACAGGAAGGCCGACGCCAGGAGCGACGGCGAGAAGACCGACGGCGCGGCGGACGAGGACGCGGCGGACGAGGACGGGCCGAAGGACGGGACCGGGGAGGCGGACCGGAGGTCCGGGAAGGCGGCCGGCACCGCCGCCACCGCGGACGGTCCCGAAGGGGAGACCGCCGGGAACGGCACGGAGGCGGCCGGCAAGAGCTGA